Proteins co-encoded in one Kiritimatiellales bacterium genomic window:
- a CDS encoding alpha/beta hydrolase produces MLKLLIFAMGFSLQINAQTNPVTLTYGPHERNTLDFWRAPATDKLTPTLVYIHGGAWTSNDKSQIIGRVKIDDWLAKGVSVASIDYRYSTQAILPAPVYDAARAIQFLRSKAKELNIDSARIAVQGGSAGGCTCLWLAFHDDIANPASNDPVLRESSRVSGAYAQFPQTSIDPKILNEWIGGLAAGHSMITRAVGASNYASMMANYETYKPLFDEFSPINFIDAGDPPVFLSYSVRSSTSAETASSAIHHGVFGVKLKECADELGMTNCHLLITGEISPAVYETPDQFLEAVLLKK; encoded by the coding sequence ATGCTGAAACTTCTTATTTTTGCAATGGGGTTTTCGTTGCAAATCAATGCACAAACAAATCCAGTGACGTTAACCTACGGTCCGCATGAACGAAATACGCTCGATTTCTGGCGTGCGCCGGCGACGGATAAACTGACGCCGACACTGGTGTATATCCACGGAGGTGCCTGGACGAGCAACGATAAATCTCAAATTATCGGTCGTGTGAAAATTGATGACTGGCTGGCGAAAGGTGTTTCGGTTGCGTCGATTGATTATCGCTATTCAACGCAGGCGATTCTGCCGGCACCGGTGTATGACGCGGCGCGGGCAATTCAATTTTTGCGCTCTAAAGCCAAAGAGCTGAATATTGATTCTGCGCGGATTGCGGTGCAGGGCGGCAGCGCCGGCGGGTGTACCTGTTTATGGCTGGCGTTTCATGATGACATTGCCAATCCGGCATCCAACGATCCGGTGCTGCGTGAATCCAGTCGTGTTTCCGGTGCGTATGCTCAGTTCCCGCAAACGAGCATTGATCCGAAAATATTGAATGAATGGATCGGTGGACTCGCCGCCGGGCATTCGATGATTACACGCGCGGTCGGCGCGAGCAATTACGCCAGCATGATGGCAAATTATGAAACATACAAACCGCTGTTTGATGAATTTTCGCCGATTAACTTCATAGATGCCGGTGATCCGCCGGTATTTTTGAGTTATAGCGTTAGAAGTTCAACGTCCGCCGAAACTGCATCGTCGGCAATTCATCACGGTGTGTTCGGCGTCAAATTAAAAGAGTGCGCCGATGAACTCGGAATGACTAATTGCCATTTATTAATTACCGGCGAAATCTCTCCAGCGGTCTACGAAACACCGGATCAATTTCTGGAAGCAGTTTTATTAAAAAAGTAA
- a CDS encoding glycoside hydrolase family 130 protein, with protein MKSVFIRNENNPVLAPNDMPPDVMYVLNPGAVKHNGEYVVMMDAAVASGPIVFWLARSKDGMKFTVDPEPVNWPGFEPGYTENCVYDPRITKIGEEYFIMYASASDEYGISLGLVKTKDFVSYERIEQERTHAPIRNGVLFPEKINGRYVRLDRPMDDPRGPSMMYLSYSDDLIHWRDSVPLMDVRPALWDRFKIGGGAVPIKTKKGWLTIYHGVGDTCNGLIYALGVCMLDLNDPEKIIARGEDAVLWPVELYELVGRVPNVVFTCNAIPEDDGSVKIYYGAADTCIGLAEAQLADLMDACYRKNRHIKKVFGKK; from the coding sequence ATGAAGAGTGTATTTATCCGCAATGAAAATAATCCGGTGCTGGCGCCGAACGATATGCCGCCGGATGTGATGTATGTGCTGAATCCCGGCGCGGTTAAACATAACGGTGAATATGTTGTGATGATGGACGCCGCCGTGGCGTCCGGTCCGATTGTATTCTGGCTGGCGCGCAGTAAAGACGGTATGAAGTTTACGGTGGATCCGGAGCCGGTGAACTGGCCGGGCTTTGAACCGGGCTATACCGAAAACTGCGTGTACGATCCGCGCATCACCAAAATCGGTGAGGAGTATTTTATCATGTATGCCAGCGCATCGGATGAATACGGTATCAGTCTCGGTCTTGTAAAAACAAAAGATTTTGTGAGCTATGAACGCATCGAGCAGGAGCGCACACACGCACCGATCCGTAACGGTGTTTTATTTCCGGAAAAAATTAATGGGCGCTATGTGCGTCTCGACCGCCCGATGGACGACCCGCGCGGGCCATCGATGATGTATCTGAGTTATTCGGATGATTTGATTCATTGGCGCGATTCGGTTCCGCTGATGGATGTGCGTCCGGCGCTGTGGGATCGGTTTAAAATCGGTGGCGGCGCGGTTCCAATAAAAACTAAAAAAGGCTGGCTAACGATTTATCACGGTGTCGGCGACACCTGCAACGGGCTGATCTACGCGCTCGGCGTCTGCATGCTGGATTTGAATGATCCGGAAAAAATCATTGCGCGTGGTGAAGATGCAGTGCTGTGGCCGGTGGAGCTGTATGAACTCGTTGGCCGTGTGCCGAATGTGGTGTTCACCTGCAACGCGATTCCGGAAGATGACGGCAGTGTGAAAATTTATTATGGCGCTGCAGATACCTGTATCGGACTCGCCGAAGCGCAGCTCGCCGATCTGATGGATGCCTGCTATCGCAAAAACCGGCACATTAAAAAAGTTTTTGGAAAAAAATAA